The following proteins are co-located in the Colletotrichum lupini chromosome 4, complete sequence genome:
- a CDS encoding ribosomal protein L32 has product MSATMTMTAAHPPLTPPTLSLSTDRSEQHSCPSCGVVLEAPPALLEAQSRIADLEAQVRLLNQKAAAAVDRWADYEDELTRLRIAASHRTSTPAASPGLAPALPLAPSPSPTRTSFLSGGANRLSQLLSPRGMKSSPNLRTPSPPPDGPASTEDLREALGREQKMRMAAESRLSTTSQEVEELSVSLFEQANEMVATERRARAKLEERVETLEKRDKDKLRRLDRLEGAVGRIERVRSLLGEMNARDESVREAAEQKRASQP; this is encoded by the coding sequence ATGAGCGCGACAATGACAATGACCGCCGCGCACCCGCCGCTAACACCGCCAACCCTCTCCCTCTCAACCGACCGCTCAGAGCAACATTCATGCCCCTCCTGCGGTGTCGTCCTCGAAGCGCCCCCCGCCCTCCTCGAAGCTCAGTCCCGCATCGCCGACCTAGAAGCCCAGGTCCGCCTCCTCAACCAAaaggccgccgccgccgtcgaccGTTGGGCCGATTACGAAGACGAGCTCACACGTCTGCGCATTGCCGCCTCCCACCGAACCTCCACCCCCGCCGCCTCTCCCGGTCTCGCCCCCGCGCTGCCTCTCGCTCCCAGTCCCTCGCCCACCCGCACCAGTTTTTTGAGCGGCGGCGCAAATAGGTTGTCACAGCTTCTCAGCCCGCGGGGCATGAAGTCCTCGCCGAACCTGCGCACGCCGTCACCGCCGCCTGACGGTCCCGCATCGACGGAGGATCTGCGGGAGGCGCTGGGAAGGGAGCAGAAGATGAGGATGGCTGCGGAGAGCAGGCTGAGCACGACGAGCCAGGAGGTGGAGGAGCTGAGCGTCAGTCTTTTCGAGCAGGCCAACGAGATGGTCGCGACGGAGCGGCGGGCGCGGGCAAAGCTCGAGGAGAGGGTCGAGACGCTGGAGAAGCGGGACAAGGATAAGCTGAGGCGGTTGGATCGGCTCGAGGGCGCCGTGGGCCGGATCGAGAGGGTGAGGTCGCTGTTGGGGGAGATGAATGCCAGGGACGAGAGTGTGAGGGAGGCGGCGGAGCAGAAGAGGGCTTCGCAGCCGTGA
- a CDS encoding TruB family pseudouridylate synthase — MQRSARSTESAKAKEKVAPTPTGRIVSFSLLPLKILNFGRMRITPNLWKMAKDTVYEGVFAINKPYGMSSAQVIRDCQQQMNPSAMFKPLIERDLAAKMQESKQEWKRRRAVKKDSRVKMGHGGTLDPLATGVLILGVGSGTKSLGSFLDCTKTYETVVLFGASTDTYDRVGRILSRRPYDEITKEKVEKAMDSFRGKFEQIPPLYSALKMEGKPLYEYAREGKAIPREIVGRDVEVSELELVEWYEPGTHNYRWPTEEAETAEKNLAEQVWRVEKQQGSGRRLTPEEEKEEEKALSEHETVKKKFEERQDGLIRDKPAKKQKPPKNPALMSGALGQLPGGKGSNLIPPPPSADEPFPWTDKGPPAARIRMKVTSGFYVRSFCHDLGAKVDSAGMMAELERSRQGDFEVRTDSCLEYDDVLKGEEVWGPKVAKALSEWTEKYPNGAPQSQRERQNAQGQQKQQQNHGRKDDRKRKWENKSFEKNDNASKKRRNSSSGDEAPAAKVVKSEQASDVKESSPKKSPKASPKASPKASPKGSPKTSPKAKSANKKKFDDVWEGIQD; from the exons ATGCAGAGAAGCGCAAGATCCACGGAAAGCGCAAAAGCTAAAGAGAAGGTCGCACCTACCCCCACCGGCCGCATCGtttctttctctcttttACCCCTCAAGATCCTTAACTTCGGGCGAATGAGAATTACGCCCAATCTCTGGAAGATGGCGAAAGACACCGTGTACGAAGGCGTCTTCG CCATCAACAAGCCATACGGCATGAGCTCTGCGCAGGTGATCCGCGATTGCCAGCAGCAGATGAACCCCTCAGCCATGTTCAAGCCGTTGATCGAGAGAGACCTTGCCGCCAAGATGCAGGAGTCCAAGCAAGAGTGGAAGCGCCGCCGAGCCGTTAAGAAAGACTCCCGCGTAAAGATGGGCCACGGAGGCACACTCGACCCATTGGCGACCGGCGTGCTCATTCTGGGTGTCGGATCGGGTACCAAGTCACTCGGCTCCTTCCTCGACTGCACCAAGACCTACGAGACGGTGGTACTATTCGGCGCAAGCACAGACACCTACGACCGCGTCGGTAGAATATTGAGCAGACGGCCGTACGATGAGATCACAAAAGAAAAGGTCGAGAAGGCGATGGACAGCTTCAGGGGCAAGTTCGAGCAGATCCCGCCTCTGTACTCGGCACTCAAGATGGAGGGAAAGCCGCTGTACGAGTACGCTCGTGAGGGCAAGGCTATCCCTAGAGAAATCGTGGGACGCGATGTCGAAGTGTCCGAGCTCGAATTGGTCGAGTGGTACGAGCCTGGGACGCACAATTACAGATGGCCTACCGAAGAGGCTGAGACGGCCGAGAAGAACCTCGCTGAGCAGGTCTGGCGAGTGGAGAAGCAACAGGGCTCCGGCCGCCGGCTCACTcccgaggaggagaaggaagaagagaaagCCCTCTCTGAGCACGAGACTGTTAAGAAGAAGTTTGAGGAGCGCCAGGACGGTCTTATTCGCGACAAGCCTGCCAAGAAGCAGAAGCCGCCCAAGAACCCGGCCCTGATGTCTGGCGCTTTGGGGCAGCTCCCCGGCGGCAAGGGCTCCAACCTCATCCCGCCACCTCCATCTGCGGATGAGCCCTTCCCTTGGACCGACAAGGGCCCGCCCGCTGCTAGAATCCGCATGAAGGTCACGTCTGGATTCTATGTTCGCAGCTTCTGCCATGATCTGGGTGCCAAGGTCGACTCTGCGGGCATGATGGCCGAGCTTGAGCGATCCCGACAGGGCGACTTCGAGGTTCGCACTGATAGCTGCTTAGAGTACGATGACGTTCTCAAGGGAGAGGAGGTCTGGGGACCCAAGGTCGCCAAGGCATTGTCTGAATGGACCGAGAAGTACCCCAACGGAGCACCGCAGTCGCAACGCGAGCGACAGAATGCCCAAGGTCAGcagaagcagcagcagaaCCACGGCCGCAAGGATGACAGGAAGCGCAAGTGGGAGAACAAGAGCTTCGAGAAGAACGACAACGCGTCCAAGAAGAGGAGAAACTCCAGCTCGGGAGACGAGGCGCCCGCCGCCAAGGTGGTCAAGTCGGAGCAGGCTAGCGATGTCAAGGAGTCTTCGCCCAAGAAGTCTCCCAAGGCATCACCTAAGGCGTCACCCAAGGCGTCACCCAAAGGTTCTCCCAAAACTTCTCCCAAGGCGAAGTCAGCTAACAAAAAGAAGTTTGATGACGTATGGGAAGGTATTCAAGACTAA
- a CDS encoding XPG domain-containing protein: MTGLVEDAWINGQATSHDVSELEDCAIAIDATYYLQLFLDTPPFHEPLLPALGGMTGIEHHLRADIDQWKAHKIVPFFIFDGQSVTGQEEVAVQRGRTANQKTDEAWKLYFNSHAQEAVDAFGANSGAFRIQNLYPLLKSILKDNDLHFLVPPYNASAQLAHFDMIDSDQCAAVMGSQELILYPIKDTLIRTIDWEAKTVTSLSKKNLVRSLNISEGMLSDALLMTGTSFLPPFPPLLDTSLNPRQPFTINDAVNLLRASEKSVQSACSSYGDILKSKDPKWLDKYRQAKMAVNHFIYISEEGEIKVNDFDHITSDNHEYLGLQLPGELFHYLNTGLIGSRVLDYITHSRIVVTPTLDGVASEQYRKLVTSQLVPLKEQSIALLIPRLHRGLQHNAITMKVWFDDNFSYKINKSLQPSPSQRAATWDVKESSFKTVAEGVDEPPGSIAFEILALLFDDFVKGTFPKEKKRIGGIDSVQNITAVAIWRFLHLRGYVDDSHTLTNWGNAVASAIWAMKDSLKDLQVPEGLNIFEAILNAFELIRHDVLNSGHRHEELNGAPMNGTDEEKASILLISRCASLLKLRHESNGYTGPLNKNLLLFRSLSTAVREADRDLVEAIVASMFLYAQSKRDRNDYLQISQTLPFLHNPDIALGIAVKTLMDELPVGDIELRQAKIEEFPTSFFPYATNFKEDIQLAFAFFDAIHKGVQTLDKEVPAADKAVWSTASKYLDQRRF, encoded by the exons ATGACAGGTCTTGTGGAGGACGCTTGGATCAATGGCCAGGCAAC GAGTCACGATGTCTCCGAGCTCGAGGACTGCGCGATAGCCATTGACGCGACATACTACCTCCAACTCTTCCTCGACACCCCTCCTTTCCACGAACCTCTCCTGCCCGCTCTGGGTGGCATGACTGGCATTGAGCACCATCTCCGAGCTGATATCGACCAATGGAAGGCACACAAGATCGTACCGTTCTTCATCTTTGATGGACAGTCGGTGACCGGCCAAGAGGAGGTCGCCGTTCAGCGAGGCCGAACTGCCAACCAGAAGACGGACGAAGCTTGGAAGCTATACTTCAACAGCCACGCACAGGAAGCTGTCGACGCGTTTGGTGCCAACAGCG GCGCTTTTCGCATCCAGAACCTCTACCCCTTGCTCAAGTCTATCCTGAAGGACAACGACCTGCACTTCCTTGTCCCCCCCTATAATGCCTCCGCTCAG CTCGCCCACTTCGACATGATCGATTCAGACCAATGCGCCGCTGTCATGGGCTCGCAGGAGCTGATCCTGTATCCGATCAAGGACACCCTGATTCGAACGATAGATTGGGAGGCAAAGACCGTCACATCGTTATCCAAAAAGAATCTTGTGCGGTCACTGAACATCAGCGAAGGCATGTTGAGCGACGCTCTGCTCATGACCGGAACCTCCTTCCTACCACCCTTCCCACCACTCCTGGACACTTCACTCAACCCACGCCAGCCTTTCACGATCAACGATGCTGTCAACCTCTTAAGAGCGTCGGAAAAATCTGTTCAATCAGCCTGCAGCTCCTACGGCGACATTCTGAAGTCAAAGGACCCCAAGTGGCTGGACAAGTACAGACAAGCCAAGATGGCCGTCAACCACTTCATCTATATATCCGAAGAAGGCGAGATCAAAGTCAACGACTTTGACCACATCACAAGTGATAATCACGAATACCTTGGTCTTCAGCTTCCCGGAGAATTGTTCCACTACCTCAATACTGGTCTAATTGGCTCTCGCGTCCTCGACTATATAACACATAGTCGAATCGTCGTCACGCCTACGCTGGATGGAGTTGCCTCAGAACAGTATAGAAAACTGGTTACTAGCCAACTTGTTCCTCTCAAGGAGCAGAGCATCGCGCTTCTGATACCGAGACTTCACCGTGGTCTCCAGCACAACGCCATCACCATGAAGGTTTGGTTCGACGACAACTTCTCGTATAAAATCAACAAGTCTCTTCAGCCATCACCATCTCAGCGTGCCGCCACATGGGACGTGAAGGAAAGCTCCTTCAAGACTGTCGCCGAAGGCGTCGATGAACCCCCTGGATCCATCGCTTTCGAGATTTTGGCACTCCTGTTCGATGATTTCGTCAAAGGCACCTTCCCCAAAGAGAAGAAGCGTATTGGAGGCATTGATTCTGTTCAGAATATCACGGCGGTCGCCATCTGGAGATTCCTCCATCTCCGCGGCTACGTCGATGATTCGCACACATTGACGAACTGGGGTAACGCCGTTGCCAGCGCAATCTGGGCGATGAAGGATTCGCTCAAGGACTTGCAGGTACCTGAAGGTCTCAACATATTTGAGGCGATCCTGAATGCGTTCGAGCTCATCAGGCACGATGTGCTCAATTCAGGCCATCGACACGAAGAGCTTAATGGAGCGCCAATGAACGGTACTGACGAAGAGAAGGCGAGCATCCTTCTCATCAGCAGATGTGCCTCCCTATTGAAACTTCGACACGAGTCTAATGGATACACCGGGCCGCTCAACAAGAACCTTCTCCTCTTCCGGTCACTTTCGACTGCTGTGCGTGAGGCGGATCGCGACCTCGTTGAGGCAATTGTGGCGTCCATGTTCCTGTACGCACAGTCAAAGAGAGATCGCAACGACTACCTGCAAATCAGCCAGAC TTTGCCCTTCCTCCACAACCCTGACATCGCTCTGGGAATTGCGGTCAAGACACTCATGGACGAGCTTCCCGTCGGTGATATCGAGCTGCGACAAGCCAAAATCGAGGAGTTCCCCACTAGCTTCTTCCCCTACGCTACCAACTTCAAGGAGGATATTCAACTTGCATTTGCCTTTTTCGACGCCATCCACAAGGGCGTACAGACGCTCGACAAGGAGGTTCCGGCGGCTGACAAGGCGGTATGGTCAACAGCGAGCAAGTACCTGGACCAGAGGCGGTTTTAG
- a CDS encoding 2OG-Fe(II)oxygenase superfamily protein, protein MAPKANIPIIDIAAEGVDRTAIARQLVDAAVEHGFIYIRNTGKYIALSDQESAFDLSKKLFKAPVEEKAACTIQKNNRGWSGMHSETLDPKNQKVGDYKEAFNFGEFKDGKAQQPLPPTIQSDEPFLNSFRDQCHTLCLELLELLGIGLDVNPTDFFSSAHLRSKGDSGTILRMLYYPPTSATSSNPDDVRAGAHSDYGSVTLLFRLRGQAGLEILTRENTWAPVPVTPPGTEADPLPPILINIGDLLSYWTNGLFRSTVHRVVFGGEGAEGETDTGPRYSMAFFCHPVGSVALDPVPSDRVKEFVAPEGTPNANPYAERKVMTADDHLFMRLRESYKGLYKEEETKA, encoded by the exons ATGGCGCCAAAGGCTAATATTCCAATTATTGACATTGCTGCGGAGGGTGTCGACAGGACCGCCATTGCGCGCCAACTTGTCGATGCCGCCGTCGAACATGGCTTCATTTATATCCGCAACACGGGCAAGTACATTGCGCTAAGCGACCAAGAGTCGGCATTTGATCTG TCCAAAAAGTTATTCAAGGCACCGGTCGAGGAGAAGGCCGCCTGCACCATCCAGAAGAACAACCGCGGCTGGTCTGGTATGCACTCTGAGACTCTCGACCCCAAGAACCAAAAG GTTGGCGATTACAAGGA GGCCTTCAACTTTGGCGAGTTCAAGGATGGCAAGGCCCAGCAACCTCTGCCTCCCACCATTCAATCAGATGAGCCCTTCCTGAACTCGTTCAGAGATCAGTGCCATACCCTCTGCCTGGAACTCCTCGAGCTTCTCGGCATTGGCCTCGAT GTCAACCCCACAGACTTCTTCTCGTCCGCCCACCTCCGCTCAAAGGGCGACTCGGGCACGATCCTCCGCATGCTCTACTACCCGCCCACCTCAGCCACCTCCTCCAACCCAGACGACGTCCGCGCCGGAGCCCACTCCGACTACGGCTCCGTCACCCTTCTCTTCCGCCTCCGCGGCCAGGCGGGGCTCGAGATCCTCACCCGCGAGAACACCTGGGCCCCCGTCCCCGTCACGCCGCCCGGCACCGAAGCCGACCCCTTGCCTCCCATCCTCATCAACATCGGCGACCTCCTCAGCTACTGGACCAACGGCCTGTTCCGGAGCACCGTCCACCGCGTCGTGTTTGGCGGGGAGGGCGCCGAGGGCGAGACGGACACCGGGCCGAGGTACTCCATGGCCTTCTTCTGTCACCCCGTGGGCTCCGTGGCCTTGGATCCCGTGCCGAGCGATAGGGTGAAGGAGTTTGTCGCGCCCGAGGGGACGCCGAACGCGAATCCCTACGCGGAGCGCAAGGTCATGACTGCTGATGATCATTTGTTCATGAGGCTGAGGGAGAGTTATAAGGGACTGtacaaggaggaggagaccaAGGCATGA
- a CDS encoding ATP dependent DNA ligase domain-containing protein → MPLPFVLVCDLLEQAHKQCKTGEKNLKQRVSSWFTLHRQHIDDPGTDASALLSTLLPDKRTDRVYCIQADTLANIVGRTFGLGTSRLQELRRYKEAGRGEDLADCVERIFKETPPPICNEKDAVTVEEIDSTLNNLAALCRFSSPVVRASQPYSSSNNRQELLGHLYLRLQAREAKWLTRLILKNFQPVMLDPCHLYHCYDPLLPTILRVQDNFDAALSLLRKLGREPSFRNATGNQKWRDLIQHLTPVLGTKVGRPFWLKGRSIKHCMKLIQGRMSCEKKIDGEYCQVHIDLSKGFKCIQIFSKSGKDSTKDRAALHGAIRDSLNIGRTSCKLSKGCILEGELVVYSDLEKKILPFHKIRKYVTRSGSYLNTEADSQRYDHEHLMIIYFDVLLIDGESLLGASQNERFERLTKLINRREGHADLVERQVIDLNDRLGVHYLRRAFAESITAREEGLVLKPDDPYFDFSESRRSFAGCPVKLKKEYIGGFGDVGDFAVVAARYDADKAKCYGIPNLKWTHFYLGCLENKEDVERCQARPVFTVVHQVELNETLLKAVSIYGNPMPVSFDDNDALILHLAPGIAQQKMPTVVFTEPLVFDVRCFSFDKEGNTNFWQPRFPQVSKVHFDRSFMDTISFSELQAVAEEATTTPAMEDSQEMLDWIAKLERADPRGVPVDAISQSTTGSLMTPSRTSSVRPSTSPAPNFSVSPAKPLQRLPALVEAPEPTLITPPTSSAKAAEMDFVAEDKTAGEAATSPRASKRGPEREDATPQKRPRVSSESGTAGRELPPPTRRPLGDISANQMSLSPQASQTRPATAKHIVVDQTASSSAIAALHEPGKAMEGSVAEIPQPHRQSAPGPSSTQAKPKCQHAGDNCLFADTTVLLAPCIAQQPWVTENLLPLHGIHEWTADPQDWIASSVITASTSSSSAAASLSSTPASTSATNRPRRKRPRKICFVEHNRREATKTLLKCLNDNPVYLSNGRREYVEVYDWRLLEDVTALEKTLKGLKPSKEQPDPKRKWWVGLA, encoded by the exons ATGCCTCTTCCCTTTGTTCTCGTCTGCGATCTTCTGGAGCAGGCTCACAAACAGTGTAAAACCGGCGAGAAAAATCTAAAGCAACGTGTATCCAGCTGGTTCACGCTGCACCGCCAACATATCGACGACCCGGGAACAGATGCCTCTGCTCTGCTCTCTACTCTCCTCCCGGATAAGCGCACCGATCGTGTATACTGCATCCAGGCCGACACGCTGGCCAACATCGTTGGTCGCACTTTTGGTCTCGGAACGTCACGTCTCCAAGAATTGCGTCGATACAAAGAGGCCGGTCGCGGCGAGGATCTGGCTGACTGTGTTGAGAGAATCTTCAAGGAAACG CCTCCTCCTATCTGCAACGAAAAAGATGCTGTAACTGTTGAAGAAATAGATTCAACCCTCAACAACCTCGCTGCCTTGTGTAGGTTCAGCTCGCCCGTTGTTCGGGCCTCGCAGCCCTATTCCAGCAGCAACAATCGGCAAGAACTCCTCGGTCACTTATACCTTCGCCTACAGGCGCGAGAGGCCAAATGGCTCACCCGCCTGATACTGAAGAACTTCCAGCCAGTCATGCTGGATCCTTGCCATCTCTATCATTGTTACGACCCCCTACTACCCACGATACTCAGAGTTCAGGACAATTTTGATGCGGCCTTGTCTCTCCTCAGAAAGCTGGGGAGAGAGCCCTCGTTCCGTAATGCCACGGGAAATCAGAAGTGGAGAGATCTAATACAACACCTGACGCCCGTCTTGGGCACCAAGGTTGGAAGACCGTTCTGGCTGAAAGGGAGGAGCATAAAACACTGCATGAAGCTTATCCAAGGCCGCATGAGTTGTGAGAAGAAAATAGACGGCGAATACTGCCAGGTTCACATAGATTTGAGCAAGGGGTTCAAATGCATCCAAATCTTCTCCAAAAGTGGCAAGGACAGCACCAAAGACCGCGCTGCGTTACACGG AGCTATACGCGACTCTCTCAACATTGGGAGAACGAGCTGCAAGCTCTCCAAGGGATGTATCCTTGAGGGCGAGCTCGTCGTCTACAGTGACTTG GAGAAGAAGATTCTGCCGTTCCATAAGATACGAAAATACGTTACGAGGTCAGGTAGCTATCTCAATACGGAAGCGGATTCGCA GCGCTACGACCATGAACACTTGATGATTATCTACTTCGATGTTTTACTCATCGATGGGGAATCTCTGCTGGGTGCCAGCCAGAATGAGAGGTTCGAGCGACTGACGAAGTTGATCAACCGCCGAGAGGGTCATGCCGACCTTGTGGAGCGCCAAGTCATTGATCTCAATGATAGACTGGGAGTGCATTATCTCCGACGAGCCTTTGCTGAGTCTATCACTGCCCGGGAGGAGGGCCTGGTGCTGAAGCCAGACGACCCCTATTTCGACTTCAGTGAGAGTCGCCGCTCCTTTGCTGGTTGCCCCGTCAAGCTGAAGAAAGAGTACATCGGAGGTTTTGGTGATGTGGGCGACTTTGCTGTGGTTGCAGCGCGGTACGATGCAGACAAGGCAAAGTGCTACGGCATTCCCAACCTCAAGTGGACACACTTCTACCTCGGTTGCCTTGAGAATAAGGAGGATGTAGAGAGGTGCCAGGCACGGCCTGTGTTCACAGTGGTTCACCAGGTGGAACTCAACGAGACCCTCCTCAAGGCCGTCTCGATCTACGGAAACCCGATGCCAGTGTCTTTTGATGACAATGATGCCTTGATCCTTCATCTCGCACCAGGCATCGCTCAACAAAAGATGCCCACCGTTGTCTTCACCGAACCGCTGGTCTTTGATGTCCGCTGTTTCTCATTTGATAAGGAGGGAAACACCAACTTCTGGCAGCCGAGGTTCCCTCAGGTGTCCAAGGTACACTTTGACCGATCCTTCATGGACACAATCTCTTTCTCTGAATTGCAGGCCGTGGCTGAAGAAGCAACCACCACTCCGGCCATGGAAGACAGTCAGGAAATGCTGGACTGGATTGCTAAACTGGAAAGAGCGGACCCTCGTGGTGTTCCCGTTGATGCTATCAGCCAGTCCACAACGGGCTCTCTCATGACGCCATCTCGCACTTCTTCCGTACGGCCTTCAACCTCGCCAGCGCCGAACTTTTCCGTAAGCCCTGCCAAGCCTCTCCAGCGGTTACCGGCATTGGTAGAAGCCCCAGAGCCAACTCTCATCACTCCTCCAACCTCATCAGCCAAGGCAGCAGAAATGGACTTCGTCGCTGAAGACAAGACTGCCGGTGAAGCAGCAACTTCGCCGAGGGCCAGCAAAAGAGGTCCAGAGAGGGAAGACGCTACTCCGCAGAAACGACCGAGGGTTTCTTCCGAATCTGGCACCGCCGGGCGAGAGCTGCCTCCGCCAACCCGTCGACCGCTCGGGGATATCAGTGCCAATCAGATGTCTCTCTCTCCTCAGGCGTCCCAAACACGGCCAGCGACAGCAAAGCACATCGTGGTGGACCAGACAGCGTCTAGTTCAGCCATTGCTGCTTTACATGAGCCGGGCAAAGCGATGGAAGGATCTGTCGCAGAAATACCTCAGCCGCATCGTCAGAGCGCGCCAGGACCTTCGTCTACACAAGCGAAGCCCAAGTGCCAACACGCAGGCGACAATTGTCTCTTTGCAGATACGACGGTCTTACTCGCGCCCTGCATCGCCCAACAACCCTGGGTCACCGAAAATCTTCTCCCTCTTCACGGTATCCACGAATGGACCGCGGATCCGCAAGACTGGATAGCATCCTCCGTCATAACCGCAtcaacatcatcatcatcagcagcagcatccCTGTCATCGACACCCGCATCTACCTCGGCCACGAACCGCCCCAGAAGAAAACGACCCCGAAAAATCTGCTTCGTCGAACACAACCGCAGGGAAGCAACAAAGACCTTGTTGAAATGTCTGAACGATAATCCGGTTTACTTGTCGAATGGCAGGCGCGAGTACGTTGAGGTGTACGACTGGCGGCTTTTGGAGGACGTCACGGCGTTGGAGAAGACGCTCAAGGGGTTAAAGCCGTCCAAGGAGCAGCCGGATCCCAAGCGGAAGTGGTGGGTTGGATTGGCTTAG